Sequence from the Nocardiopsis sp. YSL2 genome:
GGCAGCGCCTGCGCGCCGTCACCGACCGGATCGGCTGACCCGTCCCCCGCACGCCTCCCCCCTGCCCGCCTCCGGGGCAGTGCTCCACCGCTGGATAATGGGTGGACATGGACGTCATCAAGGTCAGTGACCCCGCCGATCCGCGCCTGGCCGACTACACCCGCCTGCGCGACGTGAACCTGCGCCGCCACCTGGAGGCCGAACACGGCCTGTTCATGGCCGAAGGGGACAAGGTCATCCGCCGCGCGGCGGCCGCGGGCTTCGAACCGCGCAGCTTCCTGCTCACCGAGCGCCGCGCCGAGGCGCTGGACGACCTGGTCGCCGCTTCGGACGCTCCGCTGTACGTGGTCAGCGAGGAGACCGCCGAGCGGCTGGTCGGCTTCGACCTGCACCGCGGCGCGCTGGCCGCCTACCGGCGCCGCGCCCTTCCTTCGCTGCACGAGGTCCTGGCCGGTGCTCGGAGCATCGTCGTCCTGGAGGACCTGGTGGACCACACCAACGTGGGCGCCATCTTCCGCAGCGCCGCCGGACTCGGCGTCGACGCCGTCGTGCTCGCCCCGCGCTGCGCGGACCCCCTCTACCGGCGGGCCGTCAAGGTGTCGATGGGCGCGGTGTTCACCCTGCCCTACACCCGCCTGGACGACTGGTACGGAGGACTGGACACCCTGCGCGACGCGGGGTTCTCCCTGATGGCGCTCACCCCCGGAGCCGACTCGCTGCCCCTGCGCGAGGCCGTGGCCGCGCTCGGCCCCGACGACCGCGTCGGCCTGCTGCTGGGCACCGAGGGGGACGGGCTGTCCTCGCGCTGGCTGGAGCGCGCCTCCGCCAGGGTCCACATCCCCATGGCCGACCGCGACATCGACTCCCTCAACGTCACCGCCGCAGCGGCCGTGGCCTGCTACGAGCTGGCCGGGCGCGCCCGCTGACCGATCCGGGGTCCTCACGGCGTGCGGTTAGGGTGGCCTCGACACGGACCGAGCCGAGCGGAGGGGTGCGGCTTCATGGGCGGCACAGCACTCGTGCAGTGGGAGCAGAACCGGGACAACGCGCCGAGCTCCCTGCACGTCGACACCTATGCCGGGGGACCCGCCCCGGAGACCGGCCTGGAGGACGTGGCCTTCTACCAGGTGCCCTACGCGCCCTCCACGCAGGGCGTCGACGAGCGCCTGGACCTGTTGTCCCGGCTGCCCTCCCTGGAGGTCCTCCAACTGGTGTCGGCCGGCTACGAGCAGGTCCTGCCCCTGGTCCCCGACCACGTGACCCTGTGCAACGGGCGCGGACTCCACGACGCCAGCACCGCCGAGCACGCCCTGGCACTCATCCTCGCCGCCCAGCGCGACCTGCCCCGCTGGGCCCTGGACCAGAGGGACCACCGGTGGGAGTCGGTCCCCCAGCGCTCGCTGGCCGACAGCCGCGTGGTGATCGTCGGCTACGGCAGCATCGGGCAGGCGATCGAGCGCCGCCTGGTGCCGTTCGAGACCGACGTCGTGCGGGTGGCCGGCCGAGCCAGGCCGGACGAGGGCGTGCACGGGATCGGCGCACTGCACGGCCTGCTGCCCGACGCCGACATCGTGGTCCTGGCCACCCCGCTGACCGACCACACGCGCGGGCTGTTCGGTCCCGCCGAGTTCGCCCTGCTGCCCGACGACGCGCTCGTGGTGAACGTGGGCCGCGGCCCGGTACTGGACACCGAAGCGCTGCTCGCCCAGAACGGGCGGGTCCGCGCGGCCCTGGACGTCACCGACCCCGAGCCGCTGCCGGCGGAGCACCCGCTGTGGGACCGGCCCGGGGTGTACCTGACACCGCACGTGGCCGGGGGGTCTGCGGCCTTCTACCCGCGTGCCCGCGCCTTCATGGACGACCAGCTCGCCCGGTGGGCGGCCGGCAGGCCCCTGGCCAACGTGGTGCGCCCCGGCCGCTGAGCAGCCGGCCTCGGCCGGAACGTCGTCGGAGCAGGCCACACTGGTCCTATGCGGATCGCGGTGGTCGCCGACGGCGAGGGCGGCGGGTGGATCCAGGAACTGGACGGGACCCCCGGCCCGGTCCACCGCGTCTCCGACCTCGCGGAGGCGGTCCGGCGCACCGAGGAGGAGGGCCGCCGCCCGCGGCGCACGGCCCCCGGCGCCGGTGCGGCGCGGGCGCAACCGCCCAGATGGGTCTGGTCGGCGAGCGAGGACGTCTACCCCGACCTCGTCCGGGCCGGTACGCGGGTGTCGCGCTGCCACGACGCCGCCCTGACCGAGGCGCTCCTGCTGGGACACGACGTCCGCCACGCCGAACCGCACTCCCTCGGCGCGGCCTGGGCCCGGCTGCACGACCGGCCCGTGCCCGAGGACCCCGTGCGCCCCCTGGGCGAGGGCACGGCGGCCCAACCCGCTCTGTTCGAGGCCGACCGCTCCACGCTGCCGCCCGGGACCGACCGGCTCGCCGCCCTCGTGGAGGTGCACGACGACCAGCGGCGGCGCCTGGCCGCGCTGCCCGACCGCGAGCGCGTGGAACTGCTGGCCGCCGTGGAGTCGGCGGGCGGCCTCGCCGCCGCCGAGATGAGCTACGACGGCCTGCCCCTGCGGCCGGACGTGCACGACGAGGTCCTCACCGCGCTCCTCGGCCCGCGGCCCCCGGCGGGGCAGCGGCCCGCGGTCCTCGCCGACCTCGCCGCCCGCATCTCCGACACCGTCGGCCGCGACGTCAACCCCGACTCGCCCGCCCAGGTCCTCAAGGCCATGGCGTGGATCGGCCACCCCGTGTCCTCCACCCGCTCCTGGGAGCTGGAACGCGTCGACCACCCCGTCGTGCCCCTCCTCCTGCGGTACAAGGAGCTGTCCCGCCTGCACTCGGCCAACGGCTGGACGTGGCTGGAGACCTGGGTCCGCGAGCGCCCCGGACCCGACGGGCTCCGCCTCGG
This genomic interval carries:
- a CDS encoding 2-hydroxyacid dehydrogenase; translation: MGGTALVQWEQNRDNAPSSLHVDTYAGGPAPETGLEDVAFYQVPYAPSTQGVDERLDLLSRLPSLEVLQLVSAGYEQVLPLVPDHVTLCNGRGLHDASTAEHALALILAAQRDLPRWALDQRDHRWESVPQRSLADSRVVIVGYGSIGQAIERRLVPFETDVVRVAGRARPDEGVHGIGALHGLLPDADIVVLATPLTDHTRGLFGPAEFALLPDDALVVNVGRGPVLDTEALLAQNGRVRAALDVTDPEPLPAEHPLWDRPGVYLTPHVAGGSAAFYPRARAFMDDQLARWAAGRPLANVVRPGR
- a CDS encoding RNA methyltransferase, yielding MDVIKVSDPADPRLADYTRLRDVNLRRHLEAEHGLFMAEGDKVIRRAAAAGFEPRSFLLTERRAEALDDLVAASDAPLYVVSEETAERLVGFDLHRGALAAYRRRALPSLHEVLAGARSIVVLEDLVDHTNVGAIFRSAAGLGVDAVVLAPRCADPLYRRAVKVSMGAVFTLPYTRLDDWYGGLDTLRDAGFSLMALTPGADSLPLREAVAALGPDDRVGLLLGTEGDGLSSRWLERASARVHIPMADRDIDSLNVTAAAAVACYELAGRAR
- a CDS encoding bifunctional 3'-5' exonuclease/DNA polymerase; the encoded protein is MRIAVVADGEGGGWIQELDGTPGPVHRVSDLAEAVRRTEEEGRRPRRTAPGAGAARAQPPRWVWSASEDVYPDLVRAGTRVSRCHDAALTEALLLGHDVRHAEPHSLGAAWARLHDRPVPEDPVRPLGEGTAAQPALFEADRSTLPPGTDRLAALVEVHDDQRRRLAALPDRERVELLAAVESAGGLAAAEMSYDGLPLRPDVHDEVLTALLGPRPPAGQRPAVLADLAARISDTVGRDVNPDSPAQVLKAMAWIGHPVSSTRSWELERVDHPVVPLLLRYKELSRLHSANGWTWLETWVRERPGPDGLRLGRFQPDYVVGGVVSGRWATRGGGALQIPKAVRRAVRADPGWVLVRADAGQLEPRVLAAVSGDAALAAAAAEDDLYARLADQVGGDRERAKIGVLSAMYGQTGGDAAPLLATMRRLYPRALEYVDAAARVGEGGGIVRSWLGRTSPAPTDWQVRTAGPDGERRRRAHGRFTRNFVVQASAAEWALVMLAALRQGLPELPAGAGIVFFVHDEVVLHVPRECADETVRAVAEAETRTRTTLFGDTPVRFPLSTSVTESYDER